From a single Rosa rugosa chromosome 7, drRosRugo1.1, whole genome shotgun sequence genomic region:
- the LOC133722372 gene encoding ras-related protein RABE1a: MAAPPARARADYDYLIKLLLIGDSGVGKSCLLLRFSDGSFTTSFITTIGIDFKIRTIELDGKRIKLQIWDTAGQERFRTITTAYYRGAMGILLVYDVTDESSFNNIRNWIRNIEQHASDNVNKILVGNKADMDESKRAVPTSKGQALADEYGIKFFETSAKTNLNVEEVFFSIARDIKQRLADTDSKAEPQTIRINQPDQGAGAAQAAQKSACCGS; this comes from the exons ATGGCTGCACCACCCGCCAGAGCTCGCGCCGATTACGATTACCTCATAAAGCTCCTCCTCATCGGCGACAGCG GTGTTGGTAAGAGTTGCCTTCTCTTGCGTTTCTCTGATGGGTCCTTTACAACAAGTTTTATTACAACCATCGG TATTGATTTCAAGATAAGGACCATAGAGCTTGATGGGAAGCGAATTAAATTGCAAATTTGGGATACTGCTGGTCAAGAACGATTTCGAACAATTACAACTG CTTACTACCGTGGAGCCATGGGTATTTTGCTCGTGTATGATGTCACTGATGAGTCATCATTTAACA ACATTAGGAATTGGATTCGTAACATAGAACAGCATGCTTCTGACAATGTCAACAAGATCCTTGTGGGTAACAAGGCTGACATGGATGAAAGCAAAAGG GCTGTACCGACTTCAAAGGGTCAAGCACTTGCTGATGAATATGGCATCAAATTCTTCGAAACA AGTGCAAAGACAAATCTGAATGTGGAGGAGGTCTTCTTTTCAATAGCTAGGGATATCAAGCAAAGACTTGCTGATACTGACTCGAAGGCTGAG CCTCAGACAATCAGGATTAACCAACCAGACCAGGGAGCCGGTGCTGCTCAAGCTGCTCAAAAATCAGCTTGCTGTGGTTCTTAA